In the Osmerus eperlanus unplaced genomic scaffold, fOsmEpe2.1 SCAFFOLD_628, whole genome shotgun sequence genome, AAAATTTGAGTCCATAACCTGAAAGTAGATCTAAAATTGTGTCTGAGTTGTACACGTTTTCAGCTGCATGCATTTTTGTTATTGAATGTAATTCAAGAAAACTTCCCATGGTCCTTTAAAATTGATTATAATTTCTGGTGGTCAAATATCACACTGTTCTTGAAACATTTCCTTATATCGTGCTGCCCTACAAAACCCAGCACACAGCAAATCATACCAACGTGATGATTTGTAGTACTTGTAGTTATCAAGCTGTGTGCAGAATGAACTATTATGCAACCTAAGCAATCGAGATGAGACACCGCATTGACTATACACCCAGATATTTTCTGCGTGTAATAATTTATTTGGGCCCAGGGTTTGTTAAATCTTGTAGCCTACATGAAAAACTGAAGGAGTGGCACTCAAGGTGTGAGCGGTGTGGGGCTCagttatatatattttgcaACCATTTAGTCACTGTCTGGGGCCTTGCACCAACCGTGACTAACCCTGCAGTGATGAATGCCTAATATGCATTTATTTGACAGAGTGAGATCATCCGTGACAACCCAGGAATTCTGGACTGTGTGAAGGAAGGCGTGGGCCGGGTGATGGGCATGGGCATTCCCCACAGCAAGCGCCTCCTGCCGCTGTTGAGCCTGGTGTTCCCCACAGTCCTGCATGGGGTCCTCCACTACATCATCAGCTCCACCGTGCAGAAGGTGGTGCTGCTCTTCCTCCGAAGGAAGAGCCCGCCCGGGCAGCCCGCCGACAGGCCCGACGGTGCTCAGAGCATGCTGGAGGCCTACTTCCCCGAACTCATGGCCAGCTTCGCTGCCAGCCTGTGCGCCGACGTCCTGCTCTTACCCCTGGAGACCGTCCTCCACCGGCTCCACATCCAGGGCACGCGCACCATCATCGACAACACGGACCTGGGCTTCGAGGTCCTGCCCATCAACACCCAGTACGAGAGCATGAGAGACTGCATCAACGTCATCCGCAGAGAGGAGGGGCCCCTGGGCTTTTATAAAGGATTTGGGTCAATAGTCGTGCAGTACACGCTACATGCCGCTGTACTACAGATCACCAAGTTGATTTATTCAACATTGTTGCAAAATGCTTAAAATAATAGaattttaaaaaagaaaaatcttaTTAATAGCCAGTCCCTTTTTAGCTACTGATCTCTGTTGTATTGTGTGGGTGCACAGATGACATTCTTCCAAAGCACATGGAAAGCTTCACCATCAAATCCATTGATTAGATTTCTCACATTTTTGCTTGTGCTTTATGGTGGTCATTTTTGTCTGCTCTGGctatcaaaaaaataaaatctgtTCGGGTACTTCCCTTTTTGAACTTCAATTGAAAGAGACCTCTATGGAAGATGAATAGATTATCAGTGGTCTAGTAGAGTCATGTCAGTTGGTTAAATTAAAGCATTGTTCACCACaaatcatgtaagcttgctttttttttctcatttgaAGGAATTGTTCATCTCTAAAAACATTACTTGCTGCCTGATGAATAAATGCTTCTGATTTCAGTCACTGGGGGAAGCAGAGGAATGCATTGTGCCAATTTCTTTAAAGATGTGTTCAGTAAGATTATGAAAGATGTCATATTTGTCTTTAAATTATTATTTCCACCTTAGATGTCAATGTACTTGTAGTAAAATGTTGCACTAAAAGCATCCGGCGTCCTTGGCATATTACAATATATAGCAGTAACAGAATAATTGCACTACTTGCAGGTGGTTTGAAGTTCAGGGATATTAAGTAACGATTAGTAGATCCATGTGTAAATATATTTGCTTTTGCTGCTTAATAATTGAAGGTGTAAAATTTCACATTTTGTTTATTAACACCCAGCACCAATAAATGTCTGAAAATACAAAGTGTGATTTATTTATATAAGTTTTATTCATAATATGCCCTGCAGGTAACAAAGTCAATCAAGGTCAAGTCATTTGACAATTACTGCATTTCCAGTGAGATGTATTAATTTTACAGTTACTCTTTTGATGATTAAAAGAAGGTTTTATAGTACTGTGATGCTCTGTGCATGTTTGTTAAGCTGTATTTCTGTATGCCCTTGGGTCCACCTATTCATCTGATGCACACAAACCTAATTCACAAGAAGCCCATGTTATATTCTGTAGCGTACATCTGAGGCAGAACCACATACACAGGTTTTCCAAAAATTTTCTTCCACTTACTACTGTTGTATAATGATGCATCAAATCTATGATTGCATAATTCATGTAGAAATGTGTTCTTCAAATGTTAATGGTAAGGATCCATCCTATAGAATGTATATAGACATTCCTCAACTCATACATTCCACTCATTCCAATTTGCCTATGAACTATTGCCCCATACATAGAAGAGAATTACGTAGCAACAAGGACTTAATAACAATATTCACACACAGAGGCCTCATTTCCCACCTTTCAACGTTGGATGGTGGGGGatagaaggggggcggggggggaatgTGCCCTTTGTGCAACAAAGTAGACATAACTGTGTACCTAAGCTTTATACAGCAGAGTATGTCGTCCCTTAGTCACATTTGGAGTTAAAGGTCAGATAGCTCATCATAGTAATCACTGTTATTTGTATAGGTATGGCTTGCATGCAAATACAGTACAGTGAGAACAGCAGAAGAAGGCCACTTATTAACTAGATTAGTTTCATCATTGCCAGAGTGTTTAATATTTTATGATAGTCAGAAACAAGAGAAAAAggaataaaacaaa is a window encoding:
- the LOC134015944 gene encoding mitochondrial outer membrane protein SLC25A46-like is translated as MRPVPVQQPALPLSGLLRSFQKIGSDMYNPLHGKNTVSHQPSAVPLQKIGSRVSAPNVEEIFFVSFPPRPFYCFIFVSVPFRELSHKWNPKQVIGHLVLKSLSYVVAMPFYSASLIETVQSEIIRDNPGILDCVKEGVGRVMGMGIPHSKRLLPLLSLVFPTVLHGVLHYIISSTVQKVVLLFLRRKSPPGQPADRPDGAQSMLEAYFPELMASFAASLCADVLLLPLETVLHRLHIQGTRTIIDNTDLGFEVLPINTQYESMRDCINVIRREEGPLGFYKGFGSIVVQYTLHAAVLQITKLIYSTLLQNA